Proteins from one Agelaius phoeniceus isolate bAgePho1 chromosome 10, bAgePho1.hap1, whole genome shotgun sequence genomic window:
- the PROCR gene encoding endothelial protein C receptor: MLRLLLLGGILGCGAEQAAPLAFTMLQLTRVYKGNSMFRGNASLNGQLSHVLEGNNVTQVLPLEPADAWARRQDEVTTYLGNFRKLVMFFNKERPTDFTHHLCCHLGCRLYPNGTAQSFYEVTLNRTAFLSFHVPSATWERHWPGELPVAAFAQQQLMKYPITTQDLQYFLNTTCVSLLQAQSARTGRVSSRSRTPLVLGLVLGSLGLLGMALGIFLCTGGSC; this comes from the exons AtgctgcggctgctgctgctcggcGGGATCCTGGGCTGCGGGGCTGAGCAGGCAG CTCCGCTCGCCTTCACCATGCTCCAGCTGACCCGCGTCTACAAGGGCAATTCCATGTTCCGGGGGAACGCCAGCCTGAATGGGCAGCTCAGCCATGTCCTGGAAGGGAATAATGTCACCCAGGTGCTCCCGCTGGAGCCTGCGGACGCCTGGGCCCGGCGGCAGGACGAGGTGACCACCTACCTGGGGAACTTCAGGAAGCTGGTGATGTTCTTCAACAAGGAGAGACCCACCGATT TCACCCATCACCTGTGCTGCCACCTCGGCTGCCGCCTCTACCCCAacggcacagcccagagcttcTACGAGGTGACCCTCAACAGGACGGCATTCCTGAGCTTCCATGTCCCCAGCGCCACCTGGGAGCGACACTGGCCCGGAGAGCTCCCGGTGGCTGCCTtcgcccagcagcagctgatgaAATACCCCATAACCACCCAGGACCTGCAGTATTTCCTCAACACCACCTGtgtcagcctcctgcaggctcAGAGCGCCAGGACAG GAAGAGTCAGCAGCCGATCGCGCACCCcgctggtgctggggctggtcCTGGGCAGCCTCGGCCTGCTGGGCATGGCCCTGGGCATCTTCCTGTGCACAGGAGGGAGCTGCTAG